In Triticum urartu cultivar G1812 unplaced genomic scaffold, Tu2.1 TuUngrouped_contig_6514, whole genome shotgun sequence, the sequence TATCCAAATTGACAAACCTTTCTGATCTGTACGATGACAAATGTTTGAGATTTTCGTAATTCCAGCTGCACCATGCAATTTATTTATTGGGTAGAAGTGTTAAACTAAAGCGGAAATTTCTTGTTGCATTTTTCTGTTAACCAGGAGAATTAGTGATCTGAGAGGCAGTGGATCAGTTTTCCCGGATCTAAGAGGAATGCAATCGATGAAAGCATTGTAAGTTCAAATCTGCTGAGTTTCCAGGCTTTTTGTACATAGGTtctcatatacatatgaatttttGTATATATAGGGTCCTTAGGAATTGTTCAATCAGCGGAGGAATCCCTTCTTACATATGGAGCATGGAAAATCTCACGCATCTGTAAGTTCATCACGTTGGTTCCATGTATAGACTATAGATCAATGCAGCGTGTTGGGGGTACACATAAAATATGTCAGCACTAAATGTACTCGTTGTTGACATGTTTTTATCATCAATGTTCTCTATGCAGGGATCTGAGCTTTAATGAACTGACCGGAAAAGTAACAGATTCGTTCACTAATAGGGGAACCGTAGATTACATGTAAGTTGGTATTTACAATAAATTGAACTGGGCATGCTATTTTATTTGGGCTACTTTCCTGAATGCACCTCAACAAAAACAATCTTGCAGATATCTAACTGGAAATTCACTCACTGGGAACATACCTGATTGGCTATTGCGAAGCAACAGCATTGTGTAAGTTCATGCGTACATGCACACTCTAAATATGCATCGCTCTTAGATGCTAATACTTGCAGATATCCATGAAATTCTATCACATATTTTCCTTTTCCTGAATCTTCTAAAAGCTGTCATAAAAGTTCAGAACGTAAGAGTTAACATCTCTAAGATATAAAGTATTATTAGGTGTTGATGTCCAATTCATTCATGACGGGAAAAAACCTATAAGATGTTTTTCTTGATGACAAGCAACCGCAGTTAGCATTTCCTTAGAAATTATTTAGACGTGCCTCTATCTGCTCCGTCGGCTAAACAGGCATGCCTCTATCTGCTCTGTCTGTTAAATAATTCTGTTGGCTGCATAACAAAATAGCTATGCCCATACATGAATCTTAAAGCTTAAGAGAATGTAATATGACTGCTAGTGCTATGATTGAATCTGTAACAGTCTGAACTCAGAAAATTCTTACTTGATATAATTAAATTTACCATTAAACTATCAAATGCAGGGACCTCTCTTTTAATAATTTCACGATTGGGAGCTCAGGTCGTCCTACTCAATGTCAAGGGAGCGCGTAAGAAATCTGTATCAGAATTTCTGAGTTTTTTCCCGTCACAACACTTGTGGAGATAATTAAATAGTTCCATGTGACTCTTCAATTTGCAGCAATCTAGTGGAGAGTTATTCACCTGAAATGAACAGTTTGTAAGATTATTTATCATGTTGCTTCAAAAGACTAAAGAACTTTCGACCAACAGACCAATCCAGACATAATAACATCTTTTACTCTGGGTGATTCTAcctttttgtgcagaaataatgTCCAGCCATGCTTGAAGAAGAACTTCCCATGTGCTTCGAATGGACAATGTGAGTTGATGCCCAGTATTTATTTTTCCGCAGTTGCTTCTGACCACCAACGAATGGGAAGAACAAACAGATGTTTGTTGACGCTTTTCATACCGGCGCTCATGATTGTGAAAAACAAGACTAGCTTTACCAATGAATCAGAATAAGTTACAAATCGCTATTACTAGATTGTAAAATTATCAGGATAAACTCTAAAGAAACACAAGCAACAAGATAACTCACAAGGATGTAATTAGATCCTATGCAAAAGTTCATTGGTGTTAAGCACATAAGCCAAAACACTAAAAAAAATCTGTAACACAGAAGCCAAACAGAGATGACCATTGAAGCTGTATGTAATACTGTTCTACGCATTTTCACAGACAGATCGTCCTTGCATATCAATTGTGGAGACAAAGAAGCAATTGTCAATGGCGTAAAATATGAAGGTGACACCACACCAAAAGGTGCTTCCATGTTGTATGTAAGCCCAGACTCAAACTGGGCATTCAGCAGCACTGGGAACTTCATGGACGACAACATCAATGATGACAACTACATTGCGTCAAGCACATCAAAACTGACCATGCCCAACTCCAAGCTGTATGCAAAAGCGCGCCTTTCTCCTCTTTCGCTCACATATTATGGGCTTTGTATGCATAATGGGAGCTACACAGTTAAACTCCATTTTGCCGAAATTATATTCACCAATGACAGCACATACCGCAGCCTTGGCAAAAGAAAATTCAATGTGTTCATACAGGTATGAGCAGATAGGCAGATATTCGATCTTTTACATTTTAATAATAGCTGTATCTTGTTAGCTCCTGCGATAGTAACAAGATATTGTATGGTCTCAGGGAAGAATGGTGCTAGAGGATTTTGATATTGAGCAATCTGCTGGTGGGGCTGGAAAGCTAGTCATCAAGACTTTCACAGCATATGTCACAAATCATACACTGAAGATTCAATTCTATTGGGCAGGAAGAGGGACAACAGGCATTCCATATAGAGGATTTTATGGCCCTCTAATATCTGCAATATCAGTAACTCCAAGTATGTCATTTTTTAACACATTATTTCTGAATTTTGCATAATGTGCTCCCTTAATCACTGTGGGCAAGGGTACAGCATTTAACAAGGAACAGCACATGACGGCATCCTCTGACTTCTTGCATTACAATTTTTCAAGGAGAAATACTCTATTCTTTAATGATCTGGTGATTTTGGTTTATGTGTGTTCATACTCAGACTTCCAGATTCCTTTGGCTGTTGAACCTCCCCAAACTGGGAGTAGAACGAAAATTTCAAGGACATCTAAAGCTTTGCTGATTGGAGGCCCAATTATTGCGATATTCACTGCTCTTGTTGTTGGTATCTGGATTAAGCGACGACGGAAGAACTTGGTGAATCAAGGTGCTATAAATATATTTGAATCAACCTTTTTCTATTTATATACCCAATGATAAGAAGGACAGGCCTGGCACAGTGGTGAAGTTCTCCCCACCTGTGCcaagaggtcttgggttcgacgCAGCCTCTCTGCATTGCACTGTGTAGGGGTAAGGCTTGCCTCGTATAATCCTTTCCCAGACCCCACCTGGTGTGGGAGCTTCCAGCACTGGGTCTGTTCTTTATACCTTCAATGAGAAACTAGTGCCTATCTTTCACTTTGCTTCACCATTCATACGCACCATCTACAGCATCTCTCTACTTTCCACTTCTCAGCAGAACAAGCAATAGCAAGAtgactactactccctccgtcccaaaataagtgtctcaactttgtactaactttatcCGCCCCAAATAAGTGTCTTAACTTTAGTACGACTTTGTACTGAAGTTattacaaagttgagacacttattttgggacagagggagtatataaCAATATAAAACTAGTGGAGATCATAATCTAAAACTATACATTCTGAACATTTCTGACCATATGGTAACTTTTATTAGATCTCCGGGCACTTGACCTCCAAATTGGCTCATTTACCTTGAGACAAATCAAAGCAGCAACGAGAAACTTTGATCCAGCCAACAAGATTGGCGAAGGTGGTTTTGGTTCGGTTTACAAGGTCAGTGTTCGCTCTCTCCCATGCTTAAATTCTACAAACCCAAGTTAAACTACACGATTCTTATAACAAAACATTGTTTGTGCTAGCAGGGTTTGTTGTCCGATGGCACCATTATTGCTGTCAAACAGCTATCATCAAAGTCCAAGCAAGGGAATCGTGAATTTGTGAATGAGATTGGCATGATATCTGCACTCCAGCATCCAAACCTTGTCAGGCTGTATGGCTGTTGTACAGAAGGAAACCAGCTCTTGCTAGTTTACGAGTACATGGAAAATAATTGCCTTGCACGTGCTCTCTTTGGTAATCCTACTTCCTATATTTCTTGGTGCTCCCGCTAACTAGTGTTGCATGTTAGAACTCATGAATAATTTGTATTGTGCGATCCAGTTGAAGAATATAGACTGGCATTGGATTGGCCAACGAGACGTAAGATTTGCCTGGGAATAGCAAGGGGTCTGGCATATCTGCATGAGGAGTCTGCAATAAGGATTGTGCACCGAGATATCAAGGCTAGCAATATACTGCTTGACAAAGATTTGGATGCTAAGATCTCAGATTTTGGTCTAGCAAAGCTTAATGAAGATGGTCACACCCACATAAGCACAAAAGTAGCTGGAACAATGTAAGTACTTTCAATTACATACTTTTTTTCCAAAATGCAAAATTCTATCCACACATTCCCATTTGATATATATAACAAAACGATAAGAAGATAAAGCAGTTAAAAGTAAACTAATAGTGAAGTGATGAACAATACTTCCTCCGGCTCTATATACATGGTGTCCTCGTTTTTGTGATTTAACTTTGACCATAATTTGGCCAATTAATACATTAGGAACTTTTTTCGAATATGaattcaatgatataatttttatGGCACATAACCAACGTTTCGTTGGTCAAATTGATGGTCAAGGTTGAATCTCGAAATATGTGGGCATCATATAAAcagggacggagggagtataacaTTTACCTCTGGCAAACATACAGAACATCCATAGAAATAAAAGTTAACATCAGGTAAGCTGGTCAGAAACCCGCATAAATGTAGGACCTGTTGGCTGTCCTGCATGCATACATAAATGACAAAAAAATGCAATCA encodes:
- the LOC125530717 gene encoding probable LRR receptor-like serine/threonine-protein kinase At1g07650 isoform X2, translated to MGARRMPCACGWRLLFFLGLLAEVHGSSSPGVDALPPTSRLFPAEVRTLRRIAVNMGISHWNFSANPCGSGGGLECDCSFDNNTMCHATEIFLRGQNFTGQLPPDFADLPNLLQLDLSRSLFHGTVPDRWARMKLQGLSLMGNRLSGPFPMALTRITTLTNLSIEANEFRGQIPAEIGHLTQLEKLIISTNEFTGPLPAALSLLTNLTDLRISGNNLSGRVPDFLAKLTKLGKLQIEGSLLEGPIPPGLSKLTNLSDLRISDLRGSGSVFPDLRGMQSMKALVLRNCSISGGIPSYIWSMENLTHLDLSFNELTGKVTDSFTNRGTVDYIYLTGNSLTGNIPDWLLRSNSIVDLSFNNFTIGSSGRPTQCQGSANNVQPCLKKNFPCASNGQYRSSLHINCGDKEAIVNGVKYEGDTTPKGASMLYVSPDSNWAFSSTGNFMDDNINDDNYIASSTSKLTMPNSKLYAKARLSPLSLTYYGLCMHNGSYTVKLHFAEIIFTNDSTYRSLGKRKFNVFIQGRMVLEDFDIEQSAGGAGKLVIKTFTAYVTNHTLKIQFYWAGRGTTGIPYRGFYGPLISAISVTPNFQIPLAVEPPQTGSRTKISRTSKALLIGGPIIAIFTALVVGIWIKRRRKNLVNQDLRALDLQIGSFTLRQIKAATRNFDPANKIGEGGFGSVYKGLLSDGTIIAVKQLSSKSKQGNREFVNEIGMISALQHPNLVRLYGCCTEGNQLLLVYEYMENNCLARALFVEEYRLALDWPTRRKICLGIARGLAYLHEESAIRIVHRDIKASNILLDKDLDAKISDFGLAKLNEDGHTHISTKVAGTIGYMAPEYAMRGYLTDKADVYSFGVVALEIVSGKSNTNYRPKEDFVYLLDWACVLHERGTLLELVDPDLGSNYSTEEALLMLNVALLCTNAAPTLRPKMSNAVSLLEGHTPLQPFLSELSLAANSLSSSGLRRNFWENPSESQSITAQVSCNNTSDSSSLDVDGSLRHFAT
- the LOC125530717 gene encoding probable LRR receptor-like serine/threonine-protein kinase At1g07650 isoform X1, whose product is MGARRMPCACGWRLLFFLGLLAEVHGSSSPGVDALPPTSRLFPAEVRTLRRIAVNMGISHWNFSANPCGSGGGLECDCSFDNNTMCHATEIFLRGQNFTGQLPPDFADLPNLLQLDLSRSLFHGTVPDRWARMKLQGLSLMGNRLSGPFPMALTRITTLTNLSIEANEFRGQIPAEIGHLTQLEKLIISTNEFTGPLPAALSLLTNLTDLRISGNNLSGRVPDFLAKLTKLGKLQIEGSLLEGPIPPGLSKLTNLSDLRISDLRGSGSVFPDLRGMQSMKALVLRNCSISGGIPSYIWSMENLTHLDLSFNELTGKVTDSFTNRGTVDYIYLTGNSLTGNIPDWLLRSNSIVDLSFNNFTIGSSGRPTQCQGSANLVESYSPEMNSLNNVQPCLKKNFPCASNGQYRSSLHINCGDKEAIVNGVKYEGDTTPKGASMLYVSPDSNWAFSSTGNFMDDNINDDNYIASSTSKLTMPNSKLYAKARLSPLSLTYYGLCMHNGSYTVKLHFAEIIFTNDSTYRSLGKRKFNVFIQGRMVLEDFDIEQSAGGAGKLVIKTFTAYVTNHTLKIQFYWAGRGTTGIPYRGFYGPLISAISVTPNFQIPLAVEPPQTGSRTKISRTSKALLIGGPIIAIFTALVVGIWIKRRRKNLVNQDLRALDLQIGSFTLRQIKAATRNFDPANKIGEGGFGSVYKGLLSDGTIIAVKQLSSKSKQGNREFVNEIGMISALQHPNLVRLYGCCTEGNQLLLVYEYMENNCLARALFVEEYRLALDWPTRRKICLGIARGLAYLHEESAIRIVHRDIKASNILLDKDLDAKISDFGLAKLNEDGHTHISTKVAGTIGYMAPEYAMRGYLTDKADVYSFGVVALEIVSGKSNTNYRPKEDFVYLLDWACVLHERGTLLELVDPDLGSNYSTEEALLMLNVALLCTNAAPTLRPKMSNAVSLLEGHTPLQPFLSELSLAANSLSSSGLRRNFWENPSESQSITAQVSCNNTSDSSSLDVDGSLRHFAT
- the LOC125530717 gene encoding probable LRR receptor-like serine/threonine-protein kinase At1g07650 isoform X3, whose translation is MGNRLSGPFPMALTRITTLTNLSIEANEFRGQIPAEIGHLTQLEKLIISTNEFTGPLPAALSLLTNLTDLRISGNNLSGRVPDFLAKLTKLGKLQIEGSLLEGPIPPGLSKLTNLSDLRISDLRGSGSVFPDLRGMQSMKALVLRNCSISGGIPSYIWSMENLTHLDLSFNELTGKVTDSFTNRGTVDYIYLTGNSLTGNIPDWLLRSNSIVDLSFNNFTIGSSGRPTQCQGSANLVESYSPEMNSLNNVQPCLKKNFPCASNGQYRSSLHINCGDKEAIVNGVKYEGDTTPKGASMLYVSPDSNWAFSSTGNFMDDNINDDNYIASSTSKLTMPNSKLYAKARLSPLSLTYYGLCMHNGSYTVKLHFAEIIFTNDSTYRSLGKRKFNVFIQGRMVLEDFDIEQSAGGAGKLVIKTFTAYVTNHTLKIQFYWAGRGTTGIPYRGFYGPLISAISVTPNFQIPLAVEPPQTGSRTKISRTSKALLIGGPIIAIFTALVVGIWIKRRRKNLVNQDLRALDLQIGSFTLRQIKAATRNFDPANKIGEGGFGSVYKGLLSDGTIIAVKQLSSKSKQGNREFVNEIGMISALQHPNLVRLYGCCTEGNQLLLVYEYMENNCLARALFVEEYRLALDWPTRRKICLGIARGLAYLHEESAIRIVHRDIKASNILLDKDLDAKISDFGLAKLNEDGHTHISTKVAGTIGYMAPEYAMRGYLTDKADVYSFGVVALEIVSGKSNTNYRPKEDFVYLLDWACVLHERGTLLELVDPDLGSNYSTEEALLMLNVALLCTNAAPTLRPKMSNAVSLLEGHTPLQPFLSELSLAANSLSSSGLRRNFWENPSESQSITAQVSCNNTSDSSSLDVDGSLRHFAT